One region of Paenibacillus polymyxa M1 genomic DNA includes:
- a CDS encoding MetQ/NlpA family ABC transporter substrate-binding protein, translating to MKKQWISFILLLGVVVLFISGCGSKNTSGGAAGEEKKTLHISFNPGPYSDQFKNGVAPYLEKKGYKITYKEFTDGVQPNVAVANGDIDANVFQHSLYLDSMNKRENIDLVGAVQVPTPPMGLYSSKHTSLDEISAGAQINLPNEPVNMLRALNILKEVGWITLKDNIDPLQTSVNDITSNPHHLQFVATDPAQGPRVLEDVDFAAIQGNFAVSNGMKLTSALKLENMTDPFTNVVAVDSKNKDKPFVKDIIEGYHSDEFQQYIKSNPAYEGYKLPSYFK from the coding sequence ATGAAGAAACAATGGATTTCATTTATATTGCTACTGGGAGTAGTCGTGCTTTTTATTTCAGGCTGTGGCAGCAAGAATACGTCGGGCGGCGCTGCTGGTGAAGAAAAGAAAACACTGCATATCAGCTTTAATCCCGGCCCATATAGCGATCAGTTTAAGAATGGTGTGGCTCCATATTTGGAGAAGAAGGGGTATAAGATTACATATAAAGAGTTTACAGACGGGGTTCAGCCCAATGTAGCCGTGGCTAATGGTGATATTGATGCCAATGTGTTCCAGCATTCGCTCTATCTGGATTCTATGAATAAGCGGGAGAATATTGATCTGGTTGGTGCTGTGCAGGTCCCGACTCCTCCAATGGGATTGTACTCCAGCAAGCACACCAGCCTTGACGAAATCAGCGCTGGCGCCCAAATCAACCTGCCCAACGAGCCAGTTAATATGCTGCGCGCGCTGAACATTTTGAAGGAAGTAGGTTGGATTACGTTAAAGGACAATATCGATCCATTGCAAACCTCGGTGAATGACATCACCTCTAATCCGCATCATCTGCAATTTGTTGCTACCGACCCGGCACAGGGGCCACGTGTACTGGAGGATGTTGATTTTGCGGCTATACAAGGGAACTTTGCTGTATCGAATGGAATGAAGTTGACCTCGGCATTAAAGCTTGAAAATATGACAGACCCGTTCACGAACGTGGTGGCTGTGGACAGCAAGAATAAGGACAAGCCATTTGTCAAAGACATTATTGAGGGATATCATTCAGATGAATTCCAACAGTACATCAAATCGAATCCTGCGTATGAAGGCTACAAGCTGCCAAGCTATTTTAAATAA
- a CDS encoding bifunctional transcriptional activator/DNA repair enzyme AdaA encodes MANLSLSFEEMWDKIIACDRKYDGVFFTAVKTTRIYCRPSCRSRKPKKINVEFYFDVDTVEKAGFRACKRCQPHIDHSPYIRLVQNVVAFLINHYKEKLVLQDIADHVGISPFYLDRIFKQETSETPRTYLEKIRVDKASYLLKNTDLTNLEICYETGFQSPSNFYKSFRSLNQCSPSDYRKLHKD; translated from the coding sequence ATGGCTAACCTTAGTCTTTCTTTTGAAGAAATGTGGGACAAAATTATAGCATGTGATCGTAAATATGACGGGGTGTTTTTTACCGCTGTGAAAACAACCCGTATATATTGCCGACCTTCCTGTCGATCCCGAAAACCGAAAAAAATCAATGTCGAGTTTTACTTTGATGTGGACACCGTGGAAAAAGCGGGTTTTCGCGCTTGCAAAAGATGCCAGCCTCATATAGATCATTCGCCGTACATCAGGCTTGTCCAGAATGTGGTTGCTTTTTTAATCAATCATTATAAAGAAAAATTAGTATTGCAGGATATTGCAGACCATGTTGGAATAAGCCCTTTTTATTTGGATCGGATTTTTAAACAGGAAACCTCCGAAACCCCGCGTACGTATTTGGAAAAAATAAGAGTAGATAAGGCGTCCTATCTTCTTAAAAATACAGATCTTACGAATCTTGAAATTTGCTATGAGACAGGCTTCCAAAGTCCCTCAAATTTCTATAAGTCGTTTCGCAGCTTGAACCAATGTTCTCCTAGTGATTATAGGAAGTTACATAAAGATTAG
- a CDS encoding cell division protein ZipA C-terminal FtsZ-binding domain-containing protein: MILPEYGSEDVSSILAVELDHGSRKTIKGVHEVEPDSNIYWLIDVEFNGFTLSDEDILQLLKGYIVYGHVQDLQIWTSVGRRLEGECRYDKICICVDIFNNVEMQICLEEAKVADFMNTLPARFQEKGTIRVLPREDAAHARAKAEKLQAFTDQEGEREHFVMLRLVADQGQSYRGADIWDVMLSLGMKWGDMDIFHAHHHGPGGNDELFSVHTGTEPGFFWLSTLAEERFADLIFSMDVVRTVQPQAVFEAMWKSAEYARARLGGTLVNEQDLPAVPEDYLCQIQEMEDRLSEFGFKAGEYTVAFLL; encoded by the coding sequence TTGATTTTACCTGAATATGGAAGTGAGGATGTATCGAGCATCCTTGCCGTAGAGTTGGATCATGGGTCTAGAAAGACAATAAAAGGAGTCCATGAAGTGGAGCCTGATTCTAATATCTACTGGCTGATTGATGTGGAATTCAATGGTTTTACGTTGTCAGATGAAGACATTTTGCAATTGCTCAAAGGATATATCGTATACGGGCATGTCCAAGATTTGCAGATATGGACTAGCGTCGGGCGTAGACTAGAAGGCGAATGCCGTTATGATAAAATCTGTATTTGTGTGGATATATTCAACAATGTAGAGATGCAGATTTGTTTGGAAGAAGCCAAGGTTGCTGATTTTATGAACACACTACCGGCGCGATTTCAGGAGAAGGGGACCATTCGTGTGCTTCCTCGGGAGGATGCTGCCCATGCACGTGCAAAAGCGGAAAAGCTACAAGCCTTTACAGATCAGGAGGGTGAGAGGGAACACTTTGTCATGCTTAGGCTGGTAGCGGATCAAGGTCAATCTTATCGTGGAGCGGACATTTGGGATGTCATGCTGAGCCTTGGAATGAAGTGGGGAGATATGGATATTTTCCATGCACACCATCACGGTCCGGGAGGCAATGATGAACTATTTAGCGTACATACGGGAACAGAGCCTGGATTTTTTTGGCTGAGTACACTTGCAGAGGAACGGTTTGCAGATTTGATTTTCAGTATGGATGTGGTAAGAACGGTGCAGCCGCAAGCTGTGTTTGAGGCGATGTGGAAAAGTGCCGAATATGCACGCGCCAGACTCGGCGGAACATTAGTCAATGAACAAGATTTGCCAGCTGTACCGGAAGATTATCTTTGTCAAATTCAAGAGATGGAAGACCGATTAAGTGAGTTTGGATTTAAAGCAGGCGAGTATACTGTTGCGTTTCTACTCTAG
- a CDS encoding YwiC-like family protein → MDDESINRSYKDVTHCEKRIKTLKGISRYIPNQHGAWAMLILPFLFGLAASPKQFIHIPLFVCWFFIYLFSFPVLQWIKTGNSKRYRKPVVIYGAILLPLLASLVWVKPALIWYGVLLLFFFMANMYYAKMKNERALLNDIAAILLFCSFIYPVVHIGEGGDWTLTTELFLLLVCYFIGTALYVKTIIRERKNPRYYYASIIYHLIIVLFAAWIKVFLVIPFLILFIRAIWLPKFELKAKHVGMAEIGFSLMLYVSVLFLYF, encoded by the coding sequence ATGGATGATGAGTCGATTAACCGTAGCTACAAAGATGTTACACATTGTGAAAAAAGGATCAAGACTTTGAAAGGGATCAGCAGATACATCCCCAATCAGCATGGAGCTTGGGCAATGCTCATTCTTCCATTTTTGTTTGGCTTAGCTGCTTCTCCAAAACAATTCATTCATATACCTCTATTCGTATGCTGGTTTTTTATCTATTTATTTAGTTTTCCTGTTCTCCAATGGATCAAAACAGGAAACAGTAAAAGATACCGTAAACCTGTTGTTATTTACGGAGCAATACTCCTTCCTCTTTTAGCTTCTCTAGTCTGGGTTAAACCTGCGTTGATCTGGTACGGAGTTCTGCTTCTGTTCTTTTTTATGGCTAATATGTATTACGCCAAAATGAAGAATGAGCGTGCTTTGTTAAATGACATTGCCGCGATTCTGCTTTTCTGCTCTTTTATATATCCTGTTGTTCATATTGGGGAAGGCGGAGATTGGACGCTAACCACAGAGCTGTTTTTGCTGTTGGTGTGTTATTTCATAGGAACGGCTCTTTATGTTAAAACGATCATCCGTGAAAGAAAAAATCCACGTTACTATTATGCGTCTATTATCTATCATCTGATCATTGTGCTGTTTGCCGCCTGGATCAAGGTGTTTTTGGTTATTCCATTTTTAATTTTGTTCATACGAGCTATATGGCTTCCTAAGTTCGAGTTAAAGGCAAAGCATGTAGGCATGGCTGAAATTGGATTTTCATTGATGCTCTATGTATCTGTGCTGTTTTTATATTTTTAA
- a CDS encoding isocitrate lyase/PEP mutase family protein, with product MNKIQEFNDLHTSEEILFLGNAWDLLSALALEKAGFKAIGTTSWGIANTLGFSDGELIDFEQHVSIIRTIAEHVQIPVSADIEAGYGKDVATIVEHVLRTADVGVAGINIEDSLKQQKGLREVRAHSNLLSKIRAALDVHGFKDFFINARTDTFLQIEAPLSETIERAKAYVESGANGIFVPGLKNDEEIRKVVYHIHAPLNVLSLPGLTNVRQLQQLGVKRFSFGNAFSDKIIVALQKNAEQLINLRDTSHLYDDFANPELDEYEL from the coding sequence TTGAACAAAATACAAGAATTTAACGATTTGCATACATCAGAGGAAATTTTATTTCTAGGAAACGCCTGGGATTTGCTATCTGCCCTGGCTCTGGAAAAAGCAGGCTTTAAGGCGATAGGTACGACAAGTTGGGGAATTGCCAATACGCTTGGGTTTTCAGATGGAGAGCTTATTGATTTTGAACAGCATGTAAGCATCATTCGGACGATTGCAGAGCATGTTCAGATTCCAGTGTCGGCAGATATTGAGGCAGGATATGGGAAGGATGTAGCAACGATTGTTGAGCATGTATTAAGGACAGCCGATGTCGGAGTGGCAGGGATTAATATTGAGGATTCATTAAAACAGCAAAAGGGGCTTCGAGAAGTGAGGGCGCACAGTAACCTGCTGTCCAAAATAAGAGCTGCCTTGGATGTTCATGGGTTTAAAGATTTTTTTATAAACGCAAGAACGGATACATTTTTGCAGATAGAAGCTCCACTTTCGGAGACCATAGAAAGGGCCAAAGCGTATGTGGAAAGTGGTGCGAACGGCATTTTTGTGCCAGGGTTAAAGAATGATGAAGAGATCAGAAAAGTTGTATATCATATACATGCTCCGCTTAATGTTTTATCCTTGCCAGGTCTGACGAATGTCCGCCAGCTTCAGCAGTTAGGAGTCAAAAGGTTTAGCTTTGGAAATGCGTTTTCTGATAAGATAATAGTTGCTTTGCAAAAGAATGCGGAACAGTTGATCAACCTTCGAGATACGTCACATTTATATGATGATTTTGCAAATCCTGAACTAGATGAGTATGAACTATAG
- a CDS encoding antitoxin Xre/MbcA/ParS toxin-binding domain-containing protein: MREIYLKEFKPESWANMVQIYQEQYDQVDPAVRAKVAKSEIPKEIQIVLLPDMGEYLLTWMDRKVPALGHETPSDYLKSEEGTKALKAAILRMPR, from the coding sequence ATGAGAGAGATATATTTGAAAGAGTTTAAGCCGGAAAGCTGGGCCAACATGGTTCAAATCTATCAGGAGCAATATGATCAGGTAGATCCAGCGGTAAGAGCAAAGGTGGCCAAGAGTGAAATTCCAAAGGAGATTCAGATCGTGCTGCTGCCTGACATGGGCGAATATTTGCTGACTTGGATGGATCGAAAGGTTCCCGCACTTGGTCACGAAACACCGTCGGATTATTTAAAAAGCGAAGAAGGGACCAAAGCACTGAAGGCAGCCATTCTGCGTATGCCGCGTTAA
- a CDS encoding YdhK family protein, protein MKKQWALLAGAVMIILSGCGNSNTPDQEHTTNSSQQHDTSDMNHSTSSELPAGLKEAEHPAFKIGSQATMQADHMAGMNGATATIVGAYTTTAYTVSYTPTTGGEKVTNHKWVIHEEIKDAGSEPYEPGTEVILAADHMKGMDGAKATIDSAEPTTVYMVDYTPTTGGEPVKNHKWVTESELSAN, encoded by the coding sequence ATGAAAAAACAATGGGCTTTGCTTGCTGGTGCAGTCATGATTATTTTGAGTGGGTGCGGGAACAGTAACACGCCAGATCAGGAGCATACGACAAACAGCAGTCAACAGCACGACACATCAGATATGAACCATTCCACTTCCAGTGAGCTTCCTGCCGGACTAAAAGAAGCTGAACATCCAGCCTTCAAAATTGGCAGTCAAGCGACCATGCAAGCCGATCATATGGCAGGCATGAACGGCGCTACGGCCACGATTGTGGGTGCTTATACGACTACTGCTTATACAGTCTCCTATACTCCAACGACTGGAGGAGAAAAAGTGACTAATCATAAGTGGGTTATTCATGAAGAGATTAAGGATGCAGGCAGCGAGCCCTATGAACCGGGAACGGAAGTTATCCTGGCGGCAGATCATATGAAGGGGATGGATGGGGCTAAGGCTACCATAGATTCCGCCGAGCCAACGACCGTATATATGGTAGATTATACGCCGACTACAGGAGGAGAGCCTGTCAAAAATCATAAATGGGTGACGGAGAGTGAGCTTTCAGCCAATTAG
- a CDS encoding DUF1963 domain-containing protein — protein MSSNSIEKLRTILKRKATIFHTGGRRPLDSLEQSWIGRVTVALPAEEQPVDVQGNVMAPIMQLYLPAMPFVPQAICDVKLLTVFLSPDVLDHEDMEGYMCIREYTSVEDLVEKDFGEAFMHIKAFPLFPELIENDYPVWDGEDIPEEYGDALNNMDEEEPDYFEDIVEEIHAVHKIGGYPSFIQPGIDFGEGYEFMFQIASDAKAGLNIVDGGSFYFAKHQNEGIWRGYFDFY, from the coding sequence TTGTCCAGCAACTCTATCGAGAAGCTAAGAACGATTCTAAAACGTAAAGCTACTATTTTTCATACAGGGGGCCGCAGACCGTTAGATTCCCTGGAACAGAGCTGGATTGGCAGAGTTACAGTGGCATTGCCGGCGGAAGAACAACCCGTTGATGTACAGGGGAATGTTATGGCTCCGATCATGCAATTGTATTTGCCTGCTATGCCTTTTGTTCCACAAGCTATATGTGATGTCAAGCTGTTGACGGTCTTCCTGTCTCCCGATGTTCTGGATCATGAGGACATGGAAGGATATATGTGTATTCGTGAGTATACGTCGGTAGAGGATTTGGTCGAAAAAGATTTTGGGGAGGCATTCATGCATATCAAGGCATTCCCGTTATTCCCCGAGCTCATAGAGAATGACTATCCCGTTTGGGACGGGGAAGATATCCCTGAGGAATATGGTGATGCCCTCAACAACATGGATGAGGAAGAACCCGACTATTTTGAGGACATCGTGGAGGAAATACATGCGGTTCACAAAATCGGTGGCTATCCCAGCTTTATTCAACCAGGCATCGACTTTGGCGAAGGCTATGAATTTATGTTTCAGATTGCGTCAGATGCCAAAGCTGGATTGAATATTGTCGATGGGGGCAGCTTTTATTTTGCCAAGCATCAGAATGAAGGAATCTGGCGGGGGTACTTTGATTTTTACTAA
- a CDS encoding methylated-DNA--[protein]-cysteine S-methyltransferase codes for MSKLSVLNYVSPIGEIEIQGTKEAVYSIMFSNRNEPLTRLTEEAPVQVLEECASQLDEYFKGERFKFSFPYAFEGTDFQQKVWNALVTVGYGRTTAYKDIALAIGNEKAIRAVGSANGKNKLSIVIPCHRIIGSNQKLTGYAGGLWRKEWLLQHEKRCLGSKGGLMDERDIFERV; via the coding sequence ATGAGCAAGCTATCCGTATTGAATTATGTATCGCCGATTGGAGAGATAGAGATACAGGGCACCAAAGAGGCTGTCTATTCTATTATGTTCTCTAATCGGAATGAGCCCTTAACGAGGCTTACAGAAGAGGCTCCAGTCCAAGTATTAGAGGAATGCGCCAGCCAGCTTGACGAGTATTTTAAAGGTGAGCGCTTTAAATTTTCGTTTCCTTATGCTTTTGAAGGTACAGACTTCCAGCAAAAAGTATGGAATGCGCTGGTGACCGTAGGTTACGGTAGAACGACAGCTTATAAAGATATTGCTCTTGCTATTGGAAATGAAAAAGCAATCCGAGCTGTTGGCAGTGCGAATGGCAAAAATAAGCTGAGCATTGTGATTCCATGTCACCGAATTATCGGATCGAATCAGAAACTAACTGGCTATGCAGGGGGCCTATGGAGAAAAGAATGGTTGCTTCAGCATGAGAAGCGTTGTCTGGGATCAAAAGGAGGGCTCATGGATGAGAGAGATATATTTGAAAGAGTTTAA
- a CDS encoding TIGR04053 family radical SAM/SPASM domain-containing protein produces the protein MISLQTPRDYRVDPFIVIWEVTRACALKCLHCRAEAQYKPDPRQLTFEEGKKLLDQIAEMNHPLVVFTGGDPLSRPDLFELAQYAIEEKKLSVSMTPSATPKVTRAAVEKAKQVGLSRWAFSLDGSCADIHDHFRGTVGSYNTTMRGIGYLKELNIPIQVNTTVSRYNLHDLERIAEKVKEMQAVLWSLFFLVPTGRGMEKDMITPDEHEAVMKWLYQIQQQMPYGVKATEAPHYRRVVLQEKHKAGQHSATFEQKRADILGRAPKGVNDGDGFVFISHIGEVYPSGFLPLTCGNVRKDSLAHIYRNSPIMNNLRDKSLLKGKCGVCEFNTVCGGSRARAFAITGDYLESDPYCAYMPGVGKETCAYE, from the coding sequence ATGATATCTTTGCAAACGCCACGAGATTATCGCGTAGACCCGTTTATCGTCATTTGGGAGGTAACAAGAGCTTGCGCATTAAAATGCCTTCACTGTAGAGCGGAAGCCCAATATAAGCCTGACCCTCGTCAGCTGACATTTGAAGAGGGCAAAAAGCTGCTTGATCAAATCGCCGAGATGAATCATCCATTAGTGGTTTTCACAGGTGGAGATCCGTTATCGCGTCCTGATTTGTTTGAGCTGGCTCAATATGCAATTGAGGAGAAAAAACTATCGGTTTCAATGACGCCCAGTGCTACCCCAAAAGTGACACGAGCAGCGGTCGAAAAAGCAAAGCAGGTTGGTTTATCACGGTGGGCTTTTAGCCTGGATGGTTCATGCGCGGACATTCACGATCATTTTCGAGGGACTGTGGGTTCTTATAATACGACCATGCGGGGAATTGGCTATTTGAAGGAATTGAACATTCCTATCCAAGTGAACACAACCGTGTCCCGATACAATCTTCACGATCTGGAGCGAATTGCAGAGAAGGTAAAGGAAATGCAGGCGGTGTTATGGAGCTTGTTTTTTCTCGTTCCAACCGGGCGTGGTATGGAAAAAGATATGATTACTCCTGATGAGCATGAGGCTGTAATGAAGTGGTTGTATCAGATACAGCAACAGATGCCCTACGGTGTAAAGGCTACCGAAGCACCTCACTATCGAAGGGTTGTCCTACAGGAAAAGCACAAAGCAGGACAGCATAGTGCAACGTTCGAACAAAAAAGGGCAGATATTCTGGGGCGTGCCCCTAAAGGTGTAAATGATGGAGATGGATTTGTTTTTATCAGTCATATCGGCGAAGTGTACCCGAGTGGTTTCCTGCCGCTAACATGCGGGAATGTACGAAAGGATAGTTTGGCCCATATTTATCGGAACTCTCCGATTATGAATAATCTTCGGGATAAATCTCTGCTTAAAGGAAAATGTGGAGTCTGCGAATTCAATACAGTCTGTGGAGGCTCCAGAGCAAGAGCTTTTGCCATCACAGGAGATTACTTAGAGAGTGATCCATATTGTGCATATATGCCTGGAGTGGGGAAGGAAACGTGCGCTTATGAATAA
- a CDS encoding aminotransferase class I/II-fold pyridoxal phosphate-dependent enzyme, with amino-acid sequence MIFSSSDLVKALPDNYFSAIDDKVNLYKSKGIDVINLAAGNPDQPTPPHIISALKDAVDQPINQGYPPFHGKKSTLEAVAAFYKREYQVELDPEREVAVFNGSAIGVMGIPQALLNPGDWLLTTDPAYPQYYSATALARAHIHTIPLKEKHGFLPDYTTVPEEIAEQVKLLMINYPNNPTGAVATVDFLTKTLDYAARYQFPVMNDFAYGALGFGGHKPISLLQIPGGKEYGVETYTASKTYNMAGWRFGFAVGNASVIGALKHYHTHAYSTVFGAVQDAGAVALLGTQEPVRELAALYERRRDVLIAALRNIGWDVAAPQGSFFAWFKVPEGYTSASFANFLLDEAHVAVAPGEGFGRAGASHVRVSLVNSEERLLEAVQRIAATGVFQA; translated from the coding sequence GTGATTTTTTCATCCTCTGATCTCGTCAAGGCTCTGCCTGACAACTATTTCAGCGCAATCGATGACAAAGTGAATCTGTATAAAAGCAAAGGAATAGATGTAATTAATTTGGCAGCCGGCAACCCGGATCAGCCCACACCGCCGCATATCATCAGCGCTTTGAAGGATGCGGTCGATCAACCGATTAATCAGGGCTACCCGCCTTTTCATGGAAAAAAAAGCACGCTGGAGGCAGTCGCTGCGTTCTATAAACGGGAGTATCAGGTGGAGCTGGACCCTGAACGGGAAGTTGCCGTATTCAACGGCTCTGCCATAGGTGTAATGGGGATTCCACAGGCGTTGCTGAATCCTGGTGATTGGTTATTGACCACCGATCCGGCATATCCCCAATATTATTCCGCTACTGCGCTGGCAAGAGCCCATATTCATACGATTCCACTGAAAGAGAAGCATGGATTCTTGCCTGATTATACAACCGTTCCGGAAGAAATCGCAGAGCAGGTCAAACTGCTCATGATTAATTATCCGAACAATCCGACAGGAGCCGTAGCTACTGTAGATTTTCTGACGAAGACACTCGATTATGCTGCTCGGTACCAGTTTCCGGTTATGAATGATTTTGCTTACGGTGCTCTTGGCTTTGGCGGACATAAGCCGATTAGTCTATTGCAAATCCCTGGCGGCAAGGAGTATGGTGTCGAGACGTATACAGCTTCCAAAACGTATAACATGGCTGGATGGCGCTTCGGCTTTGCGGTTGGAAATGCGTCCGTCATTGGTGCACTCAAGCATTATCATACGCATGCCTACAGCACTGTTTTTGGTGCGGTACAGGATGCAGGAGCTGTCGCATTGCTGGGCACCCAGGAGCCAGTACGGGAACTCGCGGCGTTATATGAGCGGCGACGTGATGTTCTCATTGCAGCGTTACGAAATATTGGCTGGGATGTAGCTGCTCCCCAAGGGTCCTTTTTTGCCTGGTTCAAGGTGCCGGAGGGGTATACATCGGCTTCCTTTGCAAACTTTTTATTGGATGAGGCGCATGTTGCGGTTGCCCCTGGAGAAGGCTTTGGTCGTGCAGGAGCTTCTCATGTGAGGGTCAGCCTGGTGAATAGTGAAGAAAGACTGCTGGAGGCGGTACAGCGCATCGCAGCAACGGGTGTTTTTCAAGCTTAA
- a CDS encoding DUF5381 family protein — translation MDKIVYRRSLAFWKTLGSLMFVVICLFLLLLIFIDEDISALQIFFFITSAIIGIPFFGSYLVVCLSRTLRKEAFLFIFDEHSISDGIRTVPWSAITKVEFEGASIRKWLRPRFPAFIFYLNDRSTWEVSTDYVLNDMELNQAGKQLRTLINQYGKPKKKRS, via the coding sequence GTGGATAAAATTGTATATCGCAGATCTTTGGCATTTTGGAAAACCCTGGGCAGCTTGATGTTTGTGGTGATTTGTCTGTTTTTGTTGTTGCTCATTTTTATCGACGAAGATATCTCTGCTCTGCAAATCTTCTTCTTTATTACGTCCGCCATTATTGGAATTCCTTTTTTCGGTAGTTATTTGGTGGTCTGTTTGAGCAGAACGCTTCGTAAGGAAGCCTTCCTGTTCATCTTTGACGAACACAGTATTTCCGATGGTATTCGAACTGTGCCGTGGTCTGCAATCACTAAAGTCGAATTCGAGGGGGCCTCCATCCGTAAATGGCTGCGCCCTCGCTTCCCCGCCTTTATTTTTTATCTGAATGACCGCAGCACCTGGGAAGTCAGCACCGATTATGTGTTGAATGATATGGAATTGAATCAAGCCGGGAAACAACTTCGAACTCTCATTAACCAGTATGGCAAGCCAAAGAAAAAACGTTCCTGA
- a CDS encoding DUF6097 family protein, translating into MNVLGQLGSAIQSSLFIQSELKKAHALIQKHDLPVEQVEDDFHKQIILLEQYAGTRIFQQGLARYKVINAMLLIISVIILLAAVIVATVEYLQPERHLLQVLVNAMFDYWVPSITILSVAFVGVIVLAIVRNVYARRLHTRVLDRSWQAIFQHVDK; encoded by the coding sequence ATGAATGTTTTAGGTCAGTTAGGATCTGCCATCCAGAGCAGTCTATTTATTCAATCCGAACTGAAGAAAGCACATGCCTTGATTCAGAAGCACGACCTGCCTGTAGAGCAGGTGGAGGATGATTTTCACAAGCAGATCATCTTGCTGGAGCAATATGCCGGCACTCGCATTTTTCAGCAAGGGCTTGCCAGATACAAAGTAATTAATGCAATGCTTTTGATCATATCTGTGATTATATTGCTGGCAGCAGTTATCGTTGCGACGGTGGAATATTTGCAGCCGGAACGACATCTGCTGCAAGTGTTGGTGAATGCCATGTTCGACTACTGGGTTCCCTCTATTACAATACTTAGTGTTGCATTCGTGGGTGTGATCGTTCTTGCCATCGTTAGAAATGTTTATGCTAGACGATTACATACGCGTGTGCTGGATCGGTCCTGGCAGGCCATTTTCCAACATGTGGACAAATGA
- a CDS encoding WXG100 family type VII secretion target → MAKIMVPPEKLEAVSRQFAQARELGAQICGQLSQHIQMLENSWAGTTQQRFYQDFHKARGQMDAFTQTVGSVSTELRSIAVKFKETDTQADTGINQGDQSGQIKSSEGATSGKKGNDPADIAINSLSEANKWRGQLGFAGTAIYSGLASTLVLTKTVEFKKSLKNPTRAVIHNAAWVKGKGNNAFMRNLGKSINRQFAKPGIVMKGLKGFDRLAGKLQMGKLGLGFNKANSFPQWTRNVIAGVEKGRYGIATRQIPGMIAKKLYPINATMNIVGEGISLAGKWKSGKLTGTDVAVSASNVAIKTAATYGGAVVLGSIGGAIGGPVGAAVGAYVGGTVGSWAGGKVAKFAEKGIRWASKLFK, encoded by the coding sequence ATGGCTAAAATTATGGTTCCTCCTGAGAAACTAGAGGCGGTTTCCAGGCAGTTCGCGCAGGCACGTGAGCTGGGGGCACAAATTTGCGGACAATTGTCACAGCATATTCAAATGCTAGAGAATAGCTGGGCAGGAACGACACAGCAGCGCTTTTATCAGGATTTTCACAAAGCACGTGGACAAATGGACGCTTTTACTCAAACCGTCGGTTCTGTCAGCACAGAGCTGCGTTCGATTGCAGTAAAATTCAAGGAAACAGATACCCAAGCAGACACAGGGATTAACCAAGGAGATCAGAGCGGACAGATTAAGAGCAGTGAAGGAGCAACTTCCGGGAAAAAAGGAAACGATCCCGCAGATATAGCCATTAACAGCTTGTCAGAGGCCAATAAATGGCGAGGGCAACTGGGCTTTGCTGGAACAGCGATCTATAGCGGTCTGGCTTCCACACTTGTGCTCACCAAAACAGTAGAATTCAAGAAAAGTCTGAAAAATCCCACTCGAGCGGTTATACATAATGCGGCATGGGTGAAAGGCAAAGGTAACAATGCTTTTATGCGTAATTTGGGCAAAAGCATAAACCGCCAGTTCGCTAAACCAGGTATTGTGATGAAGGGCTTGAAAGGTTTCGATCGTTTAGCTGGAAAGCTGCAAATGGGTAAGCTCGGCCTTGGGTTTAACAAAGCCAACAGCTTTCCTCAGTGGACGCGCAACGTCATCGCCGGGGTGGAAAAAGGACGCTACGGCATAGCAACACGCCAAATTCCCGGCATGATCGCCAAAAAGCTATATCCAATTAATGCCACCATGAATATTGTGGGCGAAGGCATCAGTCTGGCTGGAAAGTGGAAAAGCGGGAAGCTTACCGGAACGGATGTGGCTGTATCTGCTTCTAACGTAGCGATTAAAACCGCCGCAACTTATGGCGGAGCTGTCGTTTTGGGGTCCATAGGCGGTGCTATCGGCGGTCCGGTTGGTGCAGCCGTCGGTGCATACGTCGGCGGTACAGTGGGGAGCTGGGCAGGTGGAAAAGTCGCCAAATTCGCCGAAAAAGGGATACGCTGGGCCAGCAAACTATTTAAATAA